Proteins encoded together in one Lathyrus oleraceus cultivar Zhongwan6 chromosome 5, CAAS_Psat_ZW6_1.0, whole genome shotgun sequence window:
- the LOC127080790 gene encoding uncharacterized protein LOC127080790 has product MMLDELVDLDEERLNALEILRQQKKRIEVSYNKKVKVKSFTPGDLVWKVILPMDRKDRALGKLSPKWEGPFQMLQIFSNGACEIEELSEDRTILRVNGKYLKKYKPTIQEVKIRDE; this is encoded by the coding sequence ATGATGTTGGATGAATTGGTTGATCTAGACGAGGAAAGGTTAAATGCCTTAGAAATACTAAGGCAACAAAAGAAGAGGATTGAAGTCTCTTATAATAAGAAAGTGAAAGTTAAAAGTTTTACGCCTGGAGATTTGGTCTGGAAAGtgatccttccaatggatcgaaaAGATAGAGCCTTGGGGAAATTGTCTCCAAAATGGGAAGGTCCTTTCCAAATGTTGCAGATATTTTCTAATGGTGCCTGTGAGATCGAAGAGCTTAGTGAAGATAGGACGATTCTAAGAGTAAacgggaaatatttgaaaaaatataaaccGACTATCCAAGAAGTAAAAATAAGAGACGAATAA
- the LOC127084855 gene encoding uncharacterized protein LOC127084855, with protein MDETSTTKTRFTEESLLQNTYNIKNRGKYSRSLSHVNDELYSFRCYLRWMCVDQSNAFTATLSWSVFIVFALAVPAASHFFIACPDCDARHSRPYDAVVQLSLSSVASLSFLCLSSFVRKYGLRRFLFLDKLCDESETVRMNYMAQLNRSLKLISVFAGPCFIAMTAYKIWWYASGGSQIPFLGNVYVSDIVACILELCSWLYRTTVIFLVCVLFRLICHLQILRLQDFATYFHVDSDVQSVMSEHLRIRRHLRIISHRYRRFILIALILITGSQFVCLLETTKAKYGLSIYKTGELALCSVTLLSALSIMFRSATKITHKAQAITGLAAKWHVCATLDSFDGADEGGRLSAQISHEKIYPRVGTDGESEGDDAGDEEDEIDNTEWIASYSYSTISYQKRQALVNYFENNKAGITVYGFMLDRSTLHTIFGIQLSLVLWLLGKTIGIS; from the exons ATGGACGAAACCTCCACCACCAAAACCAGATTCACAGAAGAATCACTCTTACAAAACACCTACAACATCAAAAACCGAGGCAAATACAGTCGCAGCCTCTCCCACGTAAACGACGAGCTTTACAGTTTCCGATGTTACCTCCGATGGATGTGCGTCGATCAATCCAACGCCTTTACCGCAACTCTCTCTTGGTCCGTTTTCATCGTTTTCGCGCTGGCTGTTCCTGCCGCGTCACACTTCTTCATCGCGTGTCCAGATTGCGACGCTCGACACTCTCGGCCGTACGACGCCGTCGTTCAGCTGTCGCTGAGTTCTGTTGCTTCTTTGTCGTTTTTGTGTCTTTCGTCGTTTGTTAGAAAGTATGGGCTTCGGAGGTTCTTGTTTTTGGATAAGCTTTGTGATGAGAGCGAGACCGTTCGAATGAACTACATGGCACAGCTCAAT AGATCTTTGAAGCTCATTTCCGTTTTTGCGGGTCCATGCTTCATAGCAATGACTGCATATAAGATATGGTGGTACGCATCAGGAGGATCACAAATTCCATTCTTAGGGAATGTGTACGTCAGTGATATAGTAGCCTGCATATTAGAACTCTGTTCATGGCTGTACCGAACCACTGTGATATTTCTAGTTTGTGTTCTCTTCCGTTTGATCTGTCATCTTCAGATCCTTCGGCTACAAGACTTCGCCACGTACTTTCATGTCGATTCAGATGTGCAATCGGTGATGTCGGAACACCTGAGGATTAGAAGGCATTTGAGAATCATAAGTCATAGATACCGCCGGTTTATTCTAATAGCGCTTATATTGATTACCGGAAGCCAGTTTGTGTGTTTGCTTGAGACTACTAAGGCTAAATATGGTCTTAGCATCTACAAAACCGGTGAACTTGCG TTGTGTTCGGTGACGCTTCTTTCTGCGTTGTCCATCATGTTCCGAAGTGCGACAAAGATAACACACAAAGCACAAGCAATCACAGGGTTAGCTGCCAAGTGGCATGTTTGTGCGACATTGGATTCTTTTGATGGAGCGGACGAAGGTGGAAGACTATCGGCTCAAATTTCTCACGAAAAAATCTATCCTAGGGTTGGAACAGATGGAGAATCAGAGGGTGATGATGCTggtgatgaagaagatgaaattGATAACACAGAGTGGATTGCATCATATTCTTACAGTACTATCTCTTATCAGAAAAGACAAGCTCTTG TAAATTACTTTGAGAATAATAAGGCAGGAATTACTGTATATGGATTCATGTTGGATAGGAGTACGCTACACACCATATTTGGTATTCAATTATCCCTAGTTCTTTGGCTGCTTGGGAAAACCATAGGCATTTCTTGA